A part of Thiomicrorhabdus sediminis genomic DNA contains:
- the rnr gene encoding ribonuclease R, with the protein MGSDPHAAREADKYDNPIPSREFILEQLEEAQKPLRQFQVAQLLDVSEDDEERFEALSRRLKAMVRDGQLIRNRRGAFGLLKKMDLIKGRVLGHPDGYGFLVPDSDGKDLFLSEKEMHKVLHGDRVIASVVGEDRRGRQEGVIIEISEHCTQQVLGRLNFEDGLAWVRPNNNRITQDVFIPQDGLMGAKEEQIVLVEIIHQPSARSGPIGKIIEVVGDYMAPGMEIDSAIHAFGIPNSWSDELQTELDQIGDEVTEADMEGRKDLRSMQLVTIDGADTKDFDDAVFAKRRKNGWRLVVAIADVSHYVKPGTELDKEAYNRGNSVYFPQRVVPMLPSKLSDGLCSLNPKVDRLCMVADLYISEDGKLEKSQFYQAVMNSKARLTYNQVFDILTNKDSQYRKEFKQQVPHLEELYSLYKVLQKAREERGALEFDTTETRIVFDAERKIEEIVPVVRNDAHKIIEECMLMANVATARYLKWHKMPMLYRVHEKPMEERLKNLRTFLADFSLTLEGGDEPTAHDYAAVAEKIEGQPYEHLVQTVLLRSMNQAVYQPENKGHFGLNYEHYAHFTSPIRRYPDLLIHRAIRHAWTKDGAETFTYNDSQMVEFGQHCSDTERRADEATRDAVTFLKCEYLSHHIGGEYEAVVSAATNFGLFVELQPLFVEGLVHITELGEDYFHYDNARHCLKGERTGKVYRLGDRIKVQVAQVNLDDRKVDLRFIESLSDSSEEFAGEESVAEQQAEKPKKKRNYRKKKRSRSKTDK; encoded by the coding sequence ATGGGTTCAGACCCACATGCAGCCCGTGAGGCGGATAAGTACGACAACCCCATTCCTAGTCGTGAGTTCATTCTGGAACAGCTTGAAGAAGCTCAAAAACCTCTACGTCAATTTCAAGTCGCACAGTTATTGGATGTTTCCGAAGATGATGAAGAGCGCTTTGAAGCTCTGTCACGCCGTTTAAAAGCCATGGTGCGCGATGGTCAATTAATTCGTAACCGCCGTGGTGCCTTTGGTTTGTTAAAGAAAATGGACCTGATTAAAGGTCGCGTTTTAGGGCATCCTGACGGCTACGGTTTTTTGGTTCCTGATTCGGACGGCAAAGACCTATTCTTATCTGAAAAAGAGATGCATAAGGTTTTGCATGGTGATCGCGTTATTGCCTCGGTAGTGGGGGAAGATCGTCGTGGTCGTCAGGAAGGCGTAATTATCGAGATAAGCGAGCACTGTACTCAACAGGTGCTGGGGCGTTTGAATTTTGAAGACGGTCTGGCTTGGGTACGTCCCAATAATAACCGTATTACCCAGGATGTTTTTATCCCGCAAGATGGCCTGATGGGAGCCAAAGAAGAGCAGATTGTGTTGGTCGAGATCATTCACCAGCCATCCGCTCGTTCGGGCCCGATCGGTAAAATCATCGAGGTTGTCGGTGACTATATGGCTCCAGGTATGGAGATCGATTCGGCGATTCATGCATTCGGCATTCCAAATAGCTGGTCTGACGAACTTCAGACCGAGTTGGATCAGATCGGTGATGAAGTCACCGAAGCCGATATGGAAGGACGTAAAGATTTGCGTTCTATGCAGTTGGTGACCATCGATGGCGCAGACACCAAAGACTTCGATGATGCGGTTTTTGCCAAACGTCGTAAAAACGGTTGGCGTCTAGTGGTCGCGATTGCCGATGTTTCTCATTATGTTAAGCCGGGAACCGAGCTCGACAAGGAAGCTTATAACCGCGGTAACTCGGTATATTTCCCGCAGCGTGTTGTGCCGATGCTGCCGTCAAAATTGTCTGATGGACTTTGTTCATTGAACCCTAAGGTTGACCGACTGTGTATGGTTGCCGACCTTTATATCAGTGAAGACGGTAAGTTGGAAAAGAGCCAGTTCTATCAAGCGGTAATGAACTCTAAGGCGCGTCTGACCTATAATCAGGTATTCGATATTCTGACCAATAAGGATTCGCAATACCGTAAAGAGTTCAAGCAGCAGGTTCCTCATCTGGAAGAGCTTTATAGCCTGTATAAGGTATTGCAAAAAGCGCGTGAAGAACGGGGCGCTTTGGAATTCGATACCACTGAAACACGTATTGTGTTTGATGCTGAACGTAAGATCGAAGAGATTGTGCCGGTTGTCCGTAATGATGCCCATAAGATTATCGAAGAGTGTATGTTGATGGCTAACGTGGCGACAGCCCGTTATCTGAAGTGGCACAAAATGCCGATGCTATATCGTGTCCATGAAAAGCCGATGGAAGAGCGTCTGAAAAACTTACGTACTTTCTTGGCGGATTTCAGTCTGACACTTGAGGGAGGGGATGAGCCGACAGCGCACGATTACGCGGCAGTCGCAGAGAAGATCGAAGGTCAGCCATACGAGCATCTTGTGCAAACGGTGTTGTTAAGAAGTATGAATCAGGCGGTTTACCAACCTGAGAACAAAGGTCACTTCGGTTTGAACTATGAGCATTATGCTCACTTCACATCGCCAATCCGTCGTTATCCTGATTTATTGATTCATCGTGCGATTCGTCATGCATGGACTAAAGACGGTGCGGAAACCTTTACTTATAATGACAGCCAGATGGTTGAGTTCGGCCAGCACTGTTCAGATACAGAGCGTCGTGCCGATGAAGCGACACGTGATGCCGTTACCTTCTTGAAATGTGAATATCTATCACACCACATTGGTGGTGAATATGAAGCAGTGGTTTCTGCAGCAACCAACTTTGGTCTGTTTGTCGAACTGCAGCCGTTGTTTGTTGAAGGTCTTGTGCATATCACCGAGTTGGGTGAAGACTACTTCCATTACGATAACGCGCGCCATTGTCTGAAAGGTGAGCGTACTGGAAAGGTTTATCGTCTAGGAGATCGTATTAAGGTCCAAGTCGCTCAGGTGAACCTCGATGATCGCAAGGTCGACTTACGTTTTATCGAAAGTTTGAGCGATTCATCGGAAGAGTTTGCCGGTGAAGAGTCTGTTGCCGAGCAGCAAGCCGAAAAACCGAAAAAGAAACGTAATTACCGCAAAAAGAAACGCTCGCGTTCTAAAACCGATAAATAG
- a CDS encoding transporter substrate-binding domain-containing protein — protein sequence MLNLHLKSQDKPFSPPLQKKLSIGLVLIGGALLCFSHSFAASIDNNNAFPKTVSDRIYQPFKGDLADIRERRILRVLVSYNKTNFFHTKRGNRGIEHDLIKAYEKYLNRGPRKTRYKTHIVFLARPFEKLLPDLLAGNGDMVASGLTITPERQSFIDFTEPYIENVDEILVSNNENPAPTKLEELAGKQVIVVANSSYIIHLEKANQSLGLLGLAPIEIVKADSLLEAEDLLEMVNAGLFDYTVVDNHIAEIYSKIFKNLRLQNEFVFHHGGKIGWALNKNLPDLKESLNHFINDYARPGKLLGNSLYKKYFKNPFWIKQPLSLNALTETPCLQYYFEKYAIFFDFDWYLIASQAYQESGFKQNLRSSANAVGIMQIKPSTAASKIVNIPNISKMENNILAGVKYLAFIRDYYFDKPEYSNEDKINFSLAAYNAGPGRIRKLQRLAESKGLDPHKWHYNVEVIARQEIGHETVDYVTKIQKTKIALKLAKELAEKKHWLKNQRIEEFQEAEQEKSEAPTNQESPAKTFMQAVDKP from the coding sequence TTGCTGAACTTGCACTTAAAAAGCCAAGACAAACCTTTTTCGCCCCCCTTGCAAAAAAAACTGTCTATTGGGCTCGTACTTATCGGTGGTGCCTTACTTTGTTTCAGCCACAGCTTCGCTGCCAGTATTGACAACAACAACGCTTTTCCGAAAACGGTCAGCGATCGGATCTACCAACCCTTCAAAGGTGATCTGGCCGATATTAGGGAACGCCGTATCTTGCGCGTTTTGGTCAGTTACAACAAAACCAACTTCTTCCATACCAAACGCGGCAACCGAGGGATAGAACACGACCTGATTAAAGCTTACGAAAAGTACCTCAATCGTGGCCCTCGTAAAACCCGCTATAAAACCCATATCGTGTTCTTGGCTCGACCATTTGAAAAGCTTTTACCAGACCTGCTTGCCGGTAATGGCGATATGGTCGCCTCTGGATTGACCATTACGCCTGAACGCCAGAGCTTTATTGATTTTACCGAACCTTATATCGAAAACGTTGATGAAATCCTAGTTTCCAACAATGAAAATCCGGCGCCCACGAAACTCGAAGAACTTGCCGGCAAGCAAGTCATAGTGGTTGCCAACAGCAGTTACATTATCCACTTGGAAAAGGCCAACCAATCTTTAGGCTTGCTTGGCTTGGCGCCGATTGAAATCGTCAAAGCCGATTCACTTTTGGAGGCTGAAGATTTATTGGAAATGGTCAATGCCGGCCTGTTTGACTATACCGTGGTGGACAATCATATTGCTGAAATCTATAGCAAAATCTTCAAGAACCTGCGCCTACAAAATGAGTTTGTCTTCCATCATGGCGGCAAGATTGGCTGGGCGTTAAATAAAAATCTCCCTGACTTAAAAGAATCACTTAATCATTTTATTAATGATTATGCACGACCAGGAAAACTGCTCGGCAACAGCCTGTACAAAAAATATTTTAAAAACCCGTTTTGGATCAAACAGCCTCTGAGCTTAAATGCGCTCACCGAAACGCCTTGTTTACAGTATTACTTTGAAAAATACGCTATTTTCTTTGATTTTGACTGGTATCTGATTGCTTCACAGGCCTATCAGGAGTCAGGCTTTAAACAGAACCTGAGAAGCTCTGCCAATGCCGTTGGCATTATGCAGATTAAACCCTCCACAGCCGCATCGAAAATCGTCAATATTCCCAATATCTCAAAAATGGAAAACAACATTCTCGCCGGGGTGAAATATTTGGCATTTATCCGCGACTACTATTTCGATAAACCCGAATACAGCAACGAAGACAAAATCAATTTCTCTTTAGCTGCCTATAATGCCGGACCGGGCCGCATTCGCAAGCTTCAGCGCCTAGCCGAAAGCAAAGGACTAGACCCACATAAATGGCACTACAATGTTGAAGTGATCGCCCGCCAGGAAATCGGTCACGAAACGGTGGACTATGTCACCAAAATCCAAAAAACCAAAATCGCCTTAAAGCTTGCCAAAGAACTGGCGGAGAAAAAGCATTGGTTGAAAAACCAACGCATTGAAGAATTTCAGGAGGCTGAGCAGGAAAAGTCCGAGGCCCCCACCAATCAGGAAAGCCCAGCAAAAACCTTTATGCAAGCGGTCGATAAACCTTAA
- the thiI gene encoding tRNA uracil 4-sulfurtransferase ThiI: protein MRFIVKLFPEIMIKGGPVKKRMITMLYENLRTLLHRIDGEIVVKRFWDKIEVECEDVFIDAVRNTLQKTPGVEQYLEVVQYQTGEDLELIGEKVALHHLQSISGKTFVVRAKRSGTHDVSSFDLERFVGAYLYEKGEPAGVDLHNAQVKVEFELHQHTLNVITKRQAGLGGFPIGMQGDVLSLMSGGFDSTVASYLTMKRGLKTHFIFFNLGGAAHEVGVKQVALYLWSQFGASHRVQFVSVPFEEVVAEIFNATHESYMGVTLKRLMLMAAEKVADAMGIDALVTGESVAQVSSQTLRNLAVIDEVSNKLVLRPLATMNKPEIVEIADKIGTREFAENMPEYCGVISKNPVTNASFERMAKEAKRFDYSVLEKAVDQAVSLPVDKIIEDVNQQAPVEVVNHIGDEVVIDIRREAEVNHRPLSVTADAEVLNIPFHELNRKFKALDQQKTYLLYCDKGVMSQLHAQYLRDAGFINVKVYRPLA from the coding sequence ATGAGATTTATTGTTAAGTTATTTCCAGAAATTATGATTAAGGGTGGGCCGGTTAAAAAGCGCATGATTACCATGCTTTATGAAAACCTGCGAACCCTGTTGCACCGTATCGATGGCGAGATTGTGGTGAAGCGTTTCTGGGATAAGATTGAAGTCGAATGTGAGGATGTCTTTATTGATGCGGTGCGCAATACTTTGCAGAAAACCCCCGGGGTTGAGCAGTATCTGGAAGTGGTGCAATACCAGACAGGCGAAGACCTGGAGTTAATCGGTGAGAAGGTGGCTTTGCATCATTTGCAAAGCATTAGCGGTAAAACCTTTGTTGTCCGTGCCAAACGTAGCGGAACTCATGATGTCAGTTCATTTGATCTGGAGCGTTTTGTCGGCGCTTACCTTTATGAAAAGGGTGAGCCCGCAGGTGTTGATCTGCACAATGCTCAGGTTAAAGTCGAATTCGAGCTGCACCAGCATACTTTGAATGTTATTACCAAGCGTCAGGCTGGACTGGGAGGCTTTCCAATCGGAATGCAGGGTGATGTGCTTTCTCTGATGTCTGGAGGATTCGATTCAACGGTTGCCAGTTATTTGACGATGAAACGTGGCCTGAAAACCCATTTTATATTTTTTAATCTAGGTGGTGCGGCCCACGAAGTCGGCGTTAAGCAGGTGGCTTTGTATTTATGGAGCCAGTTCGGTGCCTCACACCGAGTGCAGTTCGTTTCGGTGCCTTTTGAAGAAGTGGTGGCGGAGATTTTCAATGCAACTCATGAGAGTTATATGGGCGTCACATTGAAACGCCTGATGTTGATGGCGGCGGAAAAGGTTGCCGATGCGATGGGAATTGATGCCTTGGTGACGGGGGAAAGTGTTGCCCAGGTAAGTAGCCAGACATTACGCAACCTCGCGGTGATTGATGAGGTGAGTAATAAATTGGTTTTAAGACCACTGGCAACAATGAATAAGCCGGAAATCGTCGAGATTGCCGATAAGATCGGAACCCGCGAGTTTGCCGAGAATATGCCGGAGTATTGTGGCGTGATTTCAAAAAACCCTGTGACTAACGCGTCATTTGAGCGTATGGCAAAGGAAGCCAAACGTTTTGATTATAGTGTGTTGGAAAAAGCGGTTGATCAGGCGGTGAGTCTGCCGGTGGATAAGATCATTGAAGATGTTAATCAGCAGGCGCCGGTCGAGGTGGTCAATCACATTGGTGATGAAGTCGTTATCGATATTCGCCGTGAAGCGGAAGTGAACCATAGGCCGTTGAGCGTAACGGCTGATGCTGAGGTTTTGAATATTCCATTTCATGAGTTGAATCGAAAGTTCAAAGCGCTGGATCAGCAAAAAACTTACCTGCTTTATTGTGATAAGGGAGTGATGAGTCAATTGCATGCTCAGTATTTACGTGATGCCGGTTTTATCAACGTTAAGGTTTATCGACCGCTTGCATAA
- a CDS encoding HDOD domain-containing protein translates to MDIKQQLEIAQQILADTPLPAMPTEVLELQALFASTEFPDFGEVARIIGRNTVLSGELLKLANDPRFVGKRAQPVQNIRAAVDRLGSTQLQNLVVGLAFKSVVKNMAFETLIEHSFDVARVACELSTYIVEVRPDKAYLAGLFHNSGAIMLASRFAKYEKIFFNTLTNYYSGVHKEELIFRVNHGVFGLLVAKKWNLDADICQLVMMHHQKDLHSIENDKVRLLVALIQLANGIVSEVSFGSYIGTEIKEMMMNAQEVLMIESSVINEVRKSVIINSLIAQI, encoded by the coding sequence ATGGATATCAAACAACAATTAGAGATAGCGCAGCAGATTCTTGCTGATACCCCGTTGCCAGCTATGCCCACGGAAGTGCTTGAGTTACAAGCCTTGTTTGCATCAACTGAGTTTCCAGATTTCGGCGAAGTCGCGCGTATTATAGGGCGCAATACCGTTTTAAGCGGTGAGTTGCTAAAACTAGCGAATGATCCGCGTTTTGTCGGTAAAAGAGCACAGCCGGTGCAAAATATTCGTGCTGCGGTAGACCGTTTAGGTAGTACCCAGTTGCAAAACCTGGTGGTTGGTTTGGCGTTTAAGAGCGTTGTCAAAAACATGGCTTTTGAAACGCTTATCGAACACAGCTTTGATGTCGCTCGGGTGGCTTGTGAATTGTCGACCTATATTGTTGAGGTGCGCCCCGATAAAGCCTATCTGGCCGGTTTGTTTCATAACTCCGGTGCGATTATGCTTGCCAGTCGTTTTGCCAAGTACGAAAAGATCTTTTTCAATACCTTAACCAATTATTACAGTGGTGTGCACAAAGAAGAGTTGATTTTCCGTGTCAACCACGGCGTGTTTGGACTGTTGGTGGCAAAAAAATGGAATTTGGATGCGGATATCTGTCAATTGGTGATGATGCATCACCAAAAAGATCTGCACAGTATTGAAAATGACAAGGTACGATTATTGGTCGCTTTGATTCAGCTTGCCAACGGCATTGTCAGTGAAGTCAGTTTCGGTTCTTATATCGGCACGGAAATCAAAGAAATGATGATGAATGCGCAAGAGGTGTTGATGATCGAGTCGTCGGTAATCAACGAAGTGCGCAAAAGTGTCATTATCAATAGTTTGATCGCGCAGATTTAA
- a CDS encoding class 1 fructose-bisphosphatase: protein MKRLDQVLANDGVGAELELVIKDVMVACKDIAYKLAQGELAGILGATEDENVQGETQKKLDVISNDLLKDILIANPYVRGIGSEEEDYTVAGNAGGKYLVTFDPLDGSSNIDVNLSVGTIFSVLEAQDDQSGDNQEVFLQNGRKQVAAGYVLYGPSALLVMTTGNGVNFFTLDRNIGEFVLTKSNIQIPEDTAEFAINMSNQRFWEPEMKQYIDDCLAGEEGPLGKRYNMRWVASMVAEVHRILVRGGIFMYPYDSRDPSKAGKLRLMYEGNPMSMIVEQAGGASSTGRIDIMDVEPKGIHDRVPVVLGSKNEVAKVVAYHSK, encoded by the coding sequence ATGAAAAGATTAGATCAAGTACTAGCTAACGATGGCGTTGGCGCTGAGTTAGAACTAGTAATCAAAGACGTAATGGTCGCTTGTAAAGATATCGCTTACAAGTTGGCTCAAGGTGAACTAGCTGGTATCTTAGGTGCAACTGAAGATGAAAACGTTCAGGGTGAAACACAGAAGAAACTAGATGTTATCTCTAACGACCTTCTTAAAGACATCCTAATCGCTAACCCATACGTTCGTGGTATCGGTTCTGAAGAAGAAGATTACACTGTTGCCGGTAATGCCGGTGGTAAGTACCTAGTTACTTTCGATCCATTAGACGGTTCTTCGAACATCGATGTTAACCTTTCAGTTGGTACTATCTTCTCTGTACTTGAAGCTCAAGACGACCAGTCTGGCGACAACCAGGAAGTTTTCCTGCAAAACGGTCGCAAGCAAGTAGCAGCCGGTTACGTTCTTTACGGACCATCAGCACTTCTAGTTATGACAACTGGTAACGGTGTTAACTTCTTTACTCTAGACCGTAACATCGGTGAATTCGTATTGACCAAGTCAAATATCCAGATTCCTGAAGATACAGCTGAATTCGCAATCAACATGTCTAACCAGCGTTTCTGGGAACCAGAAATGAAGCAGTACATCGATGACTGTCTAGCTGGTGAAGAAGGTCCTCTAGGTAAGCGTTACAACATGCGCTGGGTTGCTTCAATGGTTGCGGAAGTTCACCGTATCCTAGTTCGTGGCGGTATTTTCATGTACCCATACGACAGCCGCGACCCATCAAAAGCTGGTAAACTTCGTCTAATGTACGAAGGTAACCCTATGTCTATGATCGTTGAACAAGCCGGCGGCGCTTCTTCAACTGGTCGCATCGACATTATGGATGTTGAGCCAAAAGGTATCCACGATCGTGTACCGGTTGTTCTTGGCTCTAAGAACGAAGTCGCTAAAGTAGTGGCTTACCACTCTAAATAA
- the ppa gene encoding inorganic diphosphatase: MGYSAVPAGKDVPNDVNVIIEIPAFAPPIKYEVDKDTDLVWVDRLQGATMSYPANYGYINDTLSDDGDPVDVLVVTPHPLMVGSVIRCRPIGIFKMTDDGGQDAKVIAVPVDKLSPIYSKIEKVEDIPLLKEQVEHFFSHYKDLEPGKWVKVDGWGDVEEARQEILNGVAQYNK, translated from the coding sequence ATGGGATATTCAGCAGTTCCTGCCGGTAAAGATGTACCGAACGATGTAAACGTAATTATTGAAATTCCTGCGTTTGCACCACCAATTAAATACGAAGTGGATAAAGATACCGACCTAGTATGGGTTGACCGCTTACAGGGCGCAACCATGTCCTACCCAGCTAACTATGGCTATATCAACGATACCCTATCTGATGATGGTGACCCGGTTGACGTTTTGGTTGTGACACCACACCCTCTAATGGTTGGCTCGGTGATTCGTTGTCGTCCAATCGGCATTTTCAAAATGACCGATGACGGTGGTCAAGACGCCAAGGTGATCGCCGTACCGGTTGATAAACTATCGCCAATCTACTCCAAGATTGAAAAGGTAGAAGACATCCCTCTACTTAAAGAGCAAGTAGAACATTTCTTTAGCCACTATAAAGACCTTGAGCCTGGAAAATGGGTTAAAGTTGATGGCTGGGGTGATGTGGAAGAAGCTCGTCAAGAGATTCTTAACGGGGTTGCTCAATACAACAAATAA
- the panD gene encoding aspartate 1-decarboxylase, translating into MQVTLLKSKLHRVTTTHAELDYEGSCAIDGHLLDLAGIREYEQIQIYNVNNGERFTTYAIRGEDHSGIISVNGAAAHKASVGDLLIIATYISMSEAEADNHKPKLLYFNDKNEITHTKNTIPTQMNGVSKAS; encoded by the coding sequence ATGCAAGTTACGTTATTAAAATCTAAACTACATCGAGTTACTACCACTCATGCCGAACTGGATTATGAAGGTTCCTGTGCTATTGACGGTCACCTTTTAGACCTTGCCGGTATTCGTGAGTATGAACAGATTCAGATCTATAACGTCAATAATGGCGAGCGCTTTACCACCTATGCCATACGTGGTGAAGACCATAGCGGTATTATCTCGGTAAACGGTGCAGCGGCGCATAAAGCTTCTGTGGGTGATTTATTGATTATTGCCACCTATATCAGCATGAGCGAAGCCGAAGCGGATAACCATAAACCTAAACTGCTCTACTTTAATGACAAAAATGAGATTACTCATACCAAAAACACCATCCCAACGCAGATGAATGGTGTGTCAAAAGCGAGTTAA
- a CDS encoding OmpA/MotB family protein: protein MVKRNKGSGGAPWLATFADLMSLLMALFVLLFAMSTIDVPKYKAIVESLTEALGHGSELTPEQRQFFQSLEKSDIAIIEKIQPKTEQVKTDNIAQQSLKPLYEQLQSLYQQADQNSEIRISYNAEENRIQLVFPEQIAFDSGSAELKSHFIELLQKLYRFRDQQIALQVLGHTDSQPIYGGRFHSNWELSSARAASVIEQLIADHVIRPDQAQAIGLADTRPVDKADTAQAYAKNRRVEILITPDSFMP from the coding sequence TTGGCTAGCGACATTTGCCGATTTAATGTCGTTGCTGATGGCATTGTTCGTATTGTTGTTTGCCATGTCTACTATCGATGTACCCAAGTATAAGGCTATTGTTGAGTCGCTTACCGAGGCGTTGGGTCATGGCAGCGAGTTGACACCTGAGCAACGACAGTTTTTCCAGTCATTGGAAAAATCGGATATCGCAATCATTGAAAAAATCCAGCCTAAGACCGAGCAGGTAAAGACCGATAACATTGCGCAGCAGAGCTTGAAGCCTTTATACGAGCAGTTGCAGTCGCTTTATCAACAAGCTGATCAGAATAGTGAAATTCGCATCTCCTATAATGCCGAAGAGAACCGTATTCAGCTGGTGTTTCCCGAGCAAATCGCTTTTGATTCAGGTAGTGCGGAATTAAAAAGTCATTTTATTGAGTTATTGCAAAAACTGTATCGTTTTCGAGATCAGCAGATCGCTCTACAGGTCTTGGGTCATACCGATAGTCAGCCTATTTACGGTGGACGTTTTCACTCCAATTGGGAGCTTTCCAGTGCGCGTGCTGCAAGCGTTATTGAACAGTTAATCGCTGATCATGTGATTCGCCCTGATCAGGCTCAGGCAATCGGTTTGGCGGATACCAGACCTGTTGATAAAGCCGATACAGCGCAAGCCTATGCCAAAAACCGTCGTGTAGAGATATTGATTACTCCGGACAGCTTTATGCCATAG